From Aurantimicrobium sp. INA4, one genomic window encodes:
- a CDS encoding FHA domain-containing protein, with protein MSELTLLILRIGFLVALWVFVFFVVYAVRSDLFGQRVRKLPTPQPASTPGAQSFLTSAQPRLAPEPSQDIAPADGTPLRLVITSGDLAGQELPLQGDVITIGRSPDSSLVIQDDYTSTHHARLEVRGGSWLLRDLDSTNGTTLAGSRVSSPVPIPLNTPITVGATTFEVRR; from the coding sequence GTGAGTGAGCTCACACTTCTGATCCTGCGCATAGGTTTTCTTGTTGCGCTCTGGGTCTTCGTATTCTTTGTTGTGTACGCGGTACGCAGCGATCTTTTTGGTCAACGTGTTCGTAAACTTCCCACCCCACAACCGGCAAGCACGCCTGGTGCACAGTCTTTCCTTACCTCTGCGCAACCGCGTCTGGCTCCTGAGCCTTCACAAGACATAGCCCCTGCTGATGGAACCCCGCTACGCCTTGTAATCACCTCAGGTGATCTCGCTGGCCAGGAACTTCCTTTGCAAGGTGACGTGATTACTATTGGTCGATCTCCTGACTCCAGTCTTGTTATTCAGGATGACTACACCTCCACTCACCATGCCCGTCTTGAGGTTCGTGGAGGGTCGTGGTTGTTAAGAGACTTGGACTCCACCAATGGAACTACGCTGGCAGGTTCACGGGTCAGCTCGCCTGTTCCTATTCCCCTGAACACTCCCATTACCGTTGGCGCAACAACCTTTGAGGTTCGCCGCTAG
- a CDS encoding DUF3662 and FHA domain-containing protein, translating to MGILDNLERGLERVVNGAFAKTFRSGLQPVEITAALRRELDTKAAVLSRDRIIAPNRFVVHLSPSDFEQMSSMGDTLIDELTRLVAKHAATQHYQFAGGIKISLKQDPALAVGVVQVTSENVSGSVTWVAVLEIAGKRYPINKSRTIIGRGTEADITVDDSGISRKHVEILWDGTRAQANDLGSTNGSKLNGHKLVSSAVEADSIITIGQTSITLRLLPQAAGEETTSPPPASAPGGFWGPRE from the coding sequence GTGGGCATTCTGGACAACCTTGAGCGCGGCCTCGAACGCGTTGTCAATGGCGCGTTCGCGAAGACCTTTCGCTCCGGTCTGCAGCCTGTAGAAATTACTGCCGCGCTTCGTCGTGAACTTGACACCAAAGCGGCAGTGCTCTCCCGTGACCGCATCATCGCGCCCAACCGTTTTGTTGTGCACCTCTCCCCCTCCGACTTTGAACAAATGTCCAGCATGGGTGACACCCTCATTGACGAGCTCACCCGGCTCGTGGCCAAGCACGCGGCAACTCAGCACTACCAGTTCGCTGGGGGCATCAAGATTTCTCTCAAGCAAGACCCCGCTCTTGCTGTGGGAGTTGTTCAGGTCACGTCCGAAAACGTAAGTGGCTCTGTCACCTGGGTTGCTGTTCTAGAAATTGCAGGAAAGCGTTACCCCATCAACAAATCTCGCACGATTATCGGACGTGGAACTGAAGCAGATATCACCGTCGATGACTCAGGCATCTCGCGTAAGCATGTGGAAATCCTGTGGGATGGCACCCGTGCTCAAGCTAATGACTTAGGTTCCACTAATGGCTCCAAGCTCAATGGACACAAACTCGTCTCCTCTGCAGTAGAGGCCGACTCCATCATCACAATCGGACAGACCTCCATCACCCTTCGCCTCCTGCCACAGGCAGCAGGTGAAGAAACTACTTCACCTCCTCCAGCGTCAGCGCCTGGTGGATTCTGGGGTCCACGTGAGTGA
- a CDS encoding ATP-binding protein: MKWRFITALMSVTLLVLLAQDIPLGFYLQQVEHDRIITSLERDAFLLAGRSEQALETLATEDDSELIQTVKNYRDAGGSRVVIVNKEGTAVVVSDDDQADLGTSYLNRPEIAEALSGKISTGHRFSATLNQELLYVTVPILSGSEILGAVRLTYPDYVVTNKVNEQIGLLSGVALIALLLAAIVGYIVSGTITRRLRRLQEATEALASGDLTARADETAGAKEIRSLAESFNDMAERLELLINQQRTFAADASHQLRTPLTALRLRLERAHDLLETDPGGATERLAAAEAEADRLSNLLEGLLLLSRTEAANVQRETFDLAALSQDRVNHWKALAAESGVKLRYEGPQQLGVTAVPNAIEQIVDNYIDNALSVSPEGSRLIVRVVSAGSVAQLHVLDQGPGLSVAECSRAFDRFWRANSDRHGSGLGLAIVAQLARASGGTAQLTPRPEGGLDASATFGLAQD, translated from the coding sequence ATGAAATGGCGCTTCATTACCGCGTTGATGTCGGTGACGCTGCTTGTGCTTTTGGCTCAAGATATCCCTCTGGGTTTCTATCTCCAGCAGGTTGAACACGACCGAATCATTACTTCCCTCGAACGTGACGCTTTCTTATTGGCTGGCCGAAGTGAGCAGGCTCTGGAAACCTTAGCTACGGAGGATGACAGCGAGCTGATCCAAACCGTTAAGAACTATCGCGATGCCGGTGGCTCTCGCGTGGTAATCGTGAATAAAGAAGGAACCGCTGTCGTTGTCAGCGACGATGACCAAGCAGATTTGGGAACCTCGTATCTCAACAGGCCCGAGATCGCTGAAGCCTTGTCTGGAAAAATCAGCACTGGCCATCGCTTCTCCGCAACCTTGAATCAAGAGTTGCTCTATGTCACGGTTCCTATTTTGAGTGGCTCTGAGATCCTTGGCGCTGTGAGGCTGACCTATCCCGACTACGTGGTGACGAACAAGGTGAACGAGCAAATTGGCTTGCTAAGTGGGGTGGCTCTCATTGCCCTTCTGCTCGCTGCGATTGTGGGATATATCGTTTCGGGAACCATCACAAGAAGACTGCGTCGTTTGCAAGAAGCAACAGAAGCTTTGGCTTCTGGTGACCTCACGGCGCGCGCTGATGAAACAGCGGGAGCGAAGGAAATTCGCTCCCTCGCAGAGTCCTTCAACGACATGGCTGAGCGGTTAGAGCTGTTGATAAACCAACAAAGAACTTTTGCGGCGGATGCTTCCCACCAACTGCGCACGCCATTAACGGCCTTGCGTCTTCGACTTGAGCGGGCACATGACCTGTTAGAAACTGATCCTGGCGGAGCCACTGAGCGCCTTGCCGCAGCGGAGGCCGAGGCAGATCGTCTGAGCAACCTCCTTGAGGGCCTGCTCTTGCTCAGCCGAACAGAAGCTGCGAATGTCCAGCGTGAAACATTCGACCTAGCTGCGCTCAGTCAGGATCGTGTTAATCATTGGAAAGCCCTGGCCGCAGAATCTGGTGTGAAGCTGCGCTATGAAGGCCCTCAGCAGTTGGGAGTGACAGCAGTTCCCAACGCTATCGAACAAATTGTCGACAACTACATCGACAACGCTCTTTCGGTCAGCCCCGAGGGCTCGCGTTTGATTGTGCGAGTTGTCAGCGCAGGTTCAGTTGCCCAACTTCATGTTCTTGACCAGGGGCCAGGTCTGAGTGTTGCTGAATGTTCTCGAGCTTTTGACCGATTCTGGCGAGCAAATTCTGACCGTCATGGAAGTGGCCTCGGTTTAGCTATCGTTGCCCAATTGGCCCGAGCCTCAGGAGGAACAGCACAATTGACTCCCCGACCTGAAGGTGGATTGGATGCATCGGCAACCTTCGGCCTTGCTCAGGACTAA
- a CDS encoding response regulator transcription factor, which translates to MRVLVVEDDQSVADGILDGLSGTAFDTRHVTTGEDALKELLSFEPEIVLLDLGLPDMDGTEVCRKMRAVSGVPIIVVSARDEEIDRVVALEIGADDYVVKPFGMRELVARIRAVTRRTQPEETQPAPENDRVFGSLRIDLRAQRVYLDEEEIHLTAKEFELVEYLTSDPGAVFKRSDILHDVWDTNWYGTSKTLDAHIAAIRKKFGHAGWIESVRGVGFRFEQPQ; encoded by the coding sequence ATGCGAGTACTCGTGGTGGAAGACGACCAGTCCGTTGCCGACGGCATCCTGGACGGTCTTTCCGGAACTGCTTTCGATACTCGGCACGTCACCACAGGTGAAGACGCGCTGAAAGAACTTCTCTCGTTCGAGCCAGAGATAGTCCTCCTAGATTTAGGGCTACCAGATATGGATGGCACTGAAGTTTGTCGCAAAATGAGAGCAGTTTCTGGTGTGCCCATCATCGTGGTCAGTGCTCGTGATGAAGAAATTGATCGTGTTGTTGCCTTAGAGATTGGGGCAGACGACTACGTTGTCAAACCTTTCGGTATGCGCGAGTTAGTTGCGCGAATTCGAGCTGTCACCCGACGCACCCAACCGGAAGAAACACAACCTGCGCCTGAAAACGACAGGGTCTTTGGTTCTTTGCGCATCGATCTGCGAGCGCAACGTGTCTATCTTGACGAGGAAGAAATACACCTCACTGCTAAAGAATTCGAGCTCGTGGAGTATCTCACCAGTGACCCTGGCGCAGTGTTTAAGCGCTCAGATATTTTGCATGACGTGTGGGATACCAATTGGTATGGCACCAGTAAAACTCTCGATGCACACATTGCTGCCATTCGGAAGAAGTTTGGCCACGCAGGCTGGATTGAATCAGTTCGAGGTGTGGGGTTCAGATTTGAGCAGCCCCAATGA
- a CDS encoding FAD:protein FMN transferase — translation MTSEDISKSALRAAFTQTKSLPGVLSRPAKIMGGHGTITLVGGGEDIMEQCWDLAQTCEELWSRFIPESDISRLNWAEGQPVEVAPLTRQLIASMIAGHTLTRGAYDPTLLPDVLAAGYQASVLDPTKTSSLPSTAQAPGHLEGIVFSDNTVALPLGTTLDPGGIGKGCAADVIADFALEKGAFGVMVELGGDIVVKGDAPDGTAWILGVEDPIDEDSHVSIVRLQAGAIATSSQLKKRFRDDQHHLINPATHRSATSAAQTVSVIAATGARAEVLTKRGFVDDEKTFLDWLPTVGAAGLIVRADRTIRTSANWSVYA, via the coding sequence ATGACTTCCGAGGACATTTCGAAAAGTGCCCTGCGCGCGGCTTTCACTCAAACGAAATCCTTGCCCGGGGTTCTTTCGCGTCCCGCAAAGATTATGGGTGGACATGGAACCATCACTCTTGTTGGGGGTGGCGAGGACATCATGGAGCAATGTTGGGACCTTGCTCAAACCTGTGAGGAATTGTGGAGCAGGTTCATCCCGGAGAGCGATATTTCTCGCCTCAATTGGGCAGAAGGCCAACCCGTGGAGGTTGCGCCCCTCACTAGACAGCTCATCGCCTCGATGATTGCTGGCCATACTCTTACTCGGGGCGCCTATGACCCCACACTGCTGCCAGATGTTTTGGCGGCGGGGTATCAGGCTTCGGTTCTGGATCCGACAAAGACCTCAAGCCTGCCCAGTACTGCACAAGCACCAGGCCATTTGGAAGGAATTGTTTTTTCTGACAACACAGTTGCACTGCCTTTAGGCACAACGTTGGATCCAGGCGGAATCGGCAAAGGGTGTGCCGCGGATGTCATCGCAGACTTTGCTCTAGAAAAGGGCGCATTTGGTGTCATGGTTGAGCTGGGCGGAGACATCGTCGTCAAGGGGGATGCCCCCGATGGCACCGCGTGGATACTCGGTGTCGAAGACCCCATTGATGAAGATAGTCATGTCTCGATTGTTCGCTTGCAAGCAGGAGCGATAGCGACCTCGAGTCAACTCAAGAAGCGTTTTCGTGATGACCAACACCACCTCATTAATCCAGCCACTCACCGCAGTGCAACAAGCGCAGCTCAAACAGTGAGTGTGATTGCTGCCACAGGCGCCCGGGCCGAAGTCCTCACGAAGCGCGGCTTTGTAGATGACGAAAAGACCTTTCTCGATTGGTTGCCTACAGTGGGAGCAGCAGGATTGATTGTTCGCGCGGATAGAACAATTCGGACCTCAGCTAATTGGAGTGTGTACGCATGA
- a CDS encoding 2Fe-2S iron-sulfur cluster-binding protein, with amino-acid sequence MNDPHIWWYITRASALIAWVLMTLSVVWGILLSTRVMRRIDNPAWLQDLHRYLGGMTLIMVVLHMVSLMLDGWLQFSIAETLVPFATDYKPLAVALGIIAFYILVAVQGSSLMMNLLPRAFWKGLHYSSYVALLLVSLHAGWSGTDVSSWWYKVLAIVLIAVATISVLVRIIVGTKTSGTRPQRESVDMSPSSEVIPEIKKVETRTMVVSSLIPIAQDVLLIRLLPLGGGQLPVWYPGSHITLHLPNGMQRQYSLCSDPAERSHFEIAVLKTKQSEGGSEWIHANLSLGMTLEVSGPLNHFELEPANDYLFIAGGIGITPIKAMIESLPERRNWKLIYAGRSRQTMAFVEELLERYPEKVEVYASDENADALDVYANVAASTAEVYCCGPESLMSSVSSFVPSERMHLERFVPLVRHSSLPAEPIEVDCRKSKKSFVVDAEESILDALEEKGLPLIGSCRKGVCGSCEVRVVEGTPIHLDSVLDDEEKDRLRVMYPCVSRAEAGKLVLDI; translated from the coding sequence ATGAATGATCCACATATTTGGTGGTACATCACGCGAGCAAGCGCACTGATTGCTTGGGTGCTTATGACGTTATCTGTGGTGTGGGGAATTTTGCTCTCCACCCGAGTGATGCGCCGCATCGACAACCCTGCCTGGCTGCAAGACCTTCATCGCTATCTCGGCGGCATGACCCTCATCATGGTTGTTCTGCACATGGTCTCGCTCATGCTTGATGGTTGGCTTCAGTTCTCTATTGCTGAAACCTTGGTGCCCTTCGCCACCGACTATAAGCCGCTTGCTGTTGCTTTGGGCATTATTGCGTTCTACATTCTCGTGGCAGTGCAGGGTTCTTCGCTGATGATGAACCTGCTCCCTAGGGCATTTTGGAAGGGGCTGCACTATTCGAGCTATGTCGCGCTTCTCTTGGTTTCGCTGCACGCGGGGTGGAGCGGAACTGATGTGAGCAGCTGGTGGTACAAGGTCCTCGCGATTGTGCTGATTGCCGTTGCCACAATCTCTGTTCTGGTTCGCATCATTGTGGGAACCAAGACGTCAGGAACACGGCCTCAACGCGAATCGGTTGACATGTCCCCAAGTAGCGAGGTCATCCCGGAGATCAAGAAGGTTGAAACTCGCACGATGGTTGTGAGTTCCCTCATTCCTATCGCACAAGATGTATTACTCATCCGCCTTCTTCCTCTTGGCGGTGGGCAACTCCCTGTGTGGTATCCGGGATCACACATTACCCTTCATCTACCTAACGGCATGCAGAGACAGTATTCCTTGTGCAGTGATCCAGCTGAACGATCCCACTTCGAAATTGCTGTCTTGAAGACAAAGCAATCTGAGGGCGGCAGTGAATGGATTCATGCGAACCTCTCTCTTGGGATGACCCTAGAGGTTTCTGGTCCACTTAATCACTTTGAGCTGGAACCCGCGAATGACTACTTGTTTATCGCCGGCGGAATTGGAATTACCCCCATCAAGGCAATGATCGAATCATTGCCCGAGCGCAGGAATTGGAAGCTTATCTACGCTGGACGAAGCAGACAGACTATGGCTTTTGTGGAGGAACTACTCGAGCGCTATCCCGAAAAAGTAGAAGTGTATGCCTCGGATGAAAACGCGGACGCACTGGACGTTTATGCCAATGTCGCGGCCAGCACTGCCGAGGTGTATTGCTGTGGTCCTGAGTCTCTGATGAGTTCGGTCTCCAGTTTTGTTCCCTCGGAACGAATGCACCTGGAGAGGTTCGTTCCTCTTGTTCGGCACAGCTCACTTCCAGCCGAACCTATTGAGGTTGACTGCCGCAAGAGCAAGAAGAGTTTCGTGGTGGATGCGGAAGAAAGCATCCTCGATGCGCTTGAAGAAAAGGGACTTCCTCTGATTGGTTCCTGCCGTAAGGGTGTGTGTGGAAGTTGCGAGGTGAGGGTTGTCGAAGGCACACCCATCCACCTTGATTCTGTTCTTGATGACGAAGAAAAAGACCGGTTACGCGTGATGTATCCCTGCGTTTCCCGCGCTGAAGCAGGCAAGCTCGTTCTCGACATCTAG
- a CDS encoding DMT family transporter, whose protein sequence is MTGHQHSSALPTWLALVVAFIAGCFMTTQARLNGELAVDLDNGFVAASISFGSGFVLLCIIMLAFKRGRQGYGRIVADIKQRTIPWWFTLAGCAGAGYVLSQSIVIGFTGVALFTVAFVAGLTIGSLLLDVWGIGPAGKRPLTLNRVLGAMLGLVAVVVGVMGQPIQAEGLFLLVMPLIFGATVAWQQAANGRLTVSAGTPWSSTFINFGVGTGVLLIATAIRVVQTGFPTSFPSEWWLYAGGPIGIVFIAANAVVVRSIGVLLLSLGTIAGQLTMAIVFDSVNSHGHPLGLSTFAGTALIFVAVLIATLPQKQVAEHAA, encoded by the coding sequence ATGACCGGTCACCAGCACTCTTCGGCACTGCCGACCTGGTTGGCGTTGGTCGTGGCATTCATTGCCGGGTGCTTCATGACAACCCAAGCTCGCCTCAACGGTGAACTTGCCGTTGATCTCGACAACGGTTTTGTTGCCGCCAGCATTTCCTTCGGGTCTGGGTTTGTGTTGCTGTGCATCATCATGCTGGCCTTTAAGCGTGGGCGGCAAGGCTACGGACGTATTGTTGCTGACATCAAGCAACGCACCATTCCATGGTGGTTCACCTTGGCTGGATGCGCAGGTGCTGGATATGTTCTTTCCCAGTCCATCGTGATTGGTTTCACCGGTGTTGCCCTCTTCACGGTGGCCTTTGTAGCGGGACTCACTATCGGCTCGTTGTTGTTGGATGTCTGGGGTATCGGCCCTGCCGGAAAACGACCCCTTACTCTCAACAGAGTCTTAGGTGCAATGCTCGGTCTAGTTGCTGTCGTAGTGGGAGTAATGGGTCAACCCATTCAGGCCGAAGGCTTGTTCTTGCTTGTTATGCCATTAATTTTTGGGGCAACCGTGGCCTGGCAACAGGCAGCGAACGGTCGGCTAACAGTCTCGGCGGGAACTCCTTGGAGCTCCACGTTTATTAACTTTGGTGTTGGAACAGGGGTGCTGCTCATCGCTACAGCCATTCGTGTCGTCCAAACAGGTTTCCCCACCAGCTTTCCCAGCGAATGGTGGCTATATGCCGGCGGACCTATCGGCATCGTCTTTATTGCAGCAAATGCTGTCGTTGTTCGATCAATCGGTGTGCTGCTGCTGAGCCTCGGAACTATTGCCGGCCAGCTGACTATGGCGATCGTCTTTGACTCTGTGAATTCTCACGGACACCCTTTGGGGCTATCCACTTTTGCCGGCACAGCACTGATATTTGTGGCCGTTCTCATTGCGACGCTTCCTCAGAAGCAGGTAGCAGAGCACGCCGCTTAA
- a CDS encoding HAD hydrolase-like protein, which translates to MNSVVSRTWSAVLFDLDGTILDSAPGIIDALTDTFAHLGLPVPSREEFMAYIGPPLLSSLQERAGLSEEKAREALAIYRNDYRRDGAFDSAIFPGIVGLLDSLRDAGIPLGIATSKPQNQAQAILDHFELSPYFTVIAGASEDDARTSKAHVVGHALAELAKAGADTSQAVLIGDRIYDVEGAAAHNVPTIIVEWGYGSPAEAVGAIATVYSADRLRELLLG; encoded by the coding sequence ATGAATTCTGTAGTTTCCCGCACTTGGTCAGCTGTCCTCTTCGATCTGGACGGCACCATCCTCGACTCCGCTCCCGGCATCATCGATGCTCTCACCGACACGTTTGCACACCTGGGACTTCCCGTTCCAAGCCGTGAGGAGTTCATGGCGTACATCGGTCCTCCTTTGCTGTCCTCCTTGCAGGAACGAGCTGGATTGTCAGAAGAAAAGGCGCGGGAAGCGCTCGCGATTTATCGCAACGACTATCGCCGTGATGGCGCATTCGATTCAGCTATCTTCCCTGGAATTGTGGGTTTGCTGGACTCCCTGCGTGATGCGGGCATTCCTTTGGGCATTGCAACCAGCAAGCCACAGAATCAAGCCCAAGCAATCTTGGATCACTTTGAGCTCAGCCCTTACTTCACTGTGATCGCTGGTGCTTCTGAGGATGATGCCCGCACTTCTAAAGCTCATGTGGTCGGTCACGCCCTCGCTGAGTTGGCCAAAGCTGGCGCTGACACGTCCCAAGCCGTGTTGATCGGTGACCGTATCTATGACGTTGAAGGTGCAGCTGCACACAACGTGCCCACGATCATTGTTGAGTGGGGTTACGGCTCCCCTGCAGAAGCTGTCGGAGCAATTGCGACCGTTTATTCAGCAGATCGCTTGCGAGAGCTGCTTCTGGGTTAA
- the nucS gene encoding endonuclease NucS, translating into MRLVVAKCSVDYAGRLSAHLPLATRVLMLKQDGSLLIHSDGGSYKPLNWMSPPCSLTTHEPEKDQADVGVTEIWRVTHAKTADMLVVSIYEIYNDVEHELGEDPGLIKNGVEAELQELLAAQIELLGEGYTLVRREYMTAIGPVDILARDEKGNSVAVEIKRRGEIDGVEQLTRYLELMNRDPHLAPVTGVFAAQEIKPQAKTLAEDRGIRTLILDYDEMRGVEDKHGRLF; encoded by the coding sequence ATGCGTCTTGTTGTAGCCAAATGCTCTGTTGACTATGCCGGTCGACTGAGTGCACACCTTCCTCTGGCAACACGAGTACTCATGCTCAAACAAGATGGCTCTCTATTGATTCACTCAGATGGCGGGTCCTACAAACCGCTGAACTGGATGAGTCCACCCTGTTCACTCACCACACACGAGCCTGAAAAAGATCAGGCTGACGTGGGAGTGACCGAAATTTGGCGCGTCACTCATGCCAAGACAGCAGACATGCTCGTTGTGAGTATTTATGAGATTTACAACGATGTTGAACATGAACTTGGTGAAGATCCCGGGCTCATCAAAAACGGTGTGGAGGCAGAACTACAGGAACTCTTAGCGGCACAAATTGAACTCCTCGGTGAGGGGTACACCCTCGTCCGCCGCGAGTACATGACCGCGATTGGGCCCGTGGACATTCTTGCTCGTGATGAGAAAGGAAACAGCGTAGCTGTAGAAATTAAGCGCCGGGGCGAGATTGATGGGGTTGAGCAACTGACTCGATACCTGGAACTCATGAACCGTGACCCCCACCTGGCACCTGTGACGGGTGTCTTTGCTGCCCAGGAAATTAAGCCTCAGGCCAAAACGTTGGCTGAGGACCGCGGCATTCGCACCCTCATCTTGGATTATGACGAGATGCGCGGTGTTGAAGACAAGCACGGCCGCTTGTTCTAG
- a CDS encoding HAD hydrolase-like protein: MSAANPVPPTSVEVDYTPGPVISTAGPWTPLLWDMDGTLLDSAVAIVRRLTEVLLHFGVTPPPADQLRYLIGPPTGTSLQRFIAPEHLDESRAYYRSLAERDGLEDQHLFPWILSTLKTLHEAGFPMAVATSKPQHEAERLCEAYGMAEYFSAIVGGNEKRQDKAAVIAEALKQLGNTNALMIGDRFYDTDGAALNGIPTVLVRWGYAHEKEFAGAMATVANAEELLNLLMQNNEVA, encoded by the coding sequence GTGAGCGCAGCTAATCCCGTTCCACCTACCTCCGTTGAGGTTGACTACACCCCAGGCCCCGTGATTTCCACCGCTGGACCATGGACGCCATTGCTGTGGGATATGGATGGGACCTTGCTGGATTCAGCTGTGGCCATCGTACGCAGACTGACAGAGGTGCTCCTGCATTTTGGCGTGACCCCTCCACCGGCAGACCAGTTGAGATACCTCATTGGTCCCCCGACCGGCACTTCACTGCAGCGATTTATTGCCCCGGAACATCTGGATGAGTCTCGTGCCTACTACCGCTCACTTGCAGAGCGAGATGGCCTGGAGGATCAGCATCTCTTTCCATGGATTTTGTCCACGCTCAAAACGCTGCATGAGGCCGGATTCCCCATGGCTGTCGCCACCAGCAAACCTCAGCATGAAGCAGAGCGTCTGTGTGAGGCGTATGGCATGGCTGAATATTTCTCGGCCATCGTTGGCGGAAATGAGAAGCGTCAAGACAAAGCTGCTGTTATTGCTGAGGCACTTAAGCAGCTGGGAAATACCAACGCCCTCATGATTGGGGATCGTTTCTATGACACCGATGGTGCCGCGCTCAACGGCATCCCCACTGTTCTGGTGCGATGGGGCTATGCCCACGAGAAAGAATTCGCTGGAGCTATGGCAACCGTCGCGAACGCGGAGGAACTGCTCAACTTGCTCATGCAGAACAACGAAGTAGCCTAA
- a CDS encoding SDR family NAD(P)-dependent oxidoreductase yields MTFPHLPSSLSLANSTALITGAGSPTGIGFACAVALGELGARVIVTGTTERIHERVAELEAQGIDALGIVCTLESEDGAASLSKALADVSAQATILVNNAGMVTVGDDTIAQGGIEMSTSQWEATLAMNLTTAFHATRAVVPFMRSAKWGRIINISSISGSLMATRGDVAYAAAKAGMVGFTRALAVDEAAHGITANAVAPGWIATGSQLESEAAEGRVVPVLRSGTPAEIASAVAWLASPGASYITGQVIAVDGGNTIGEERIPQA; encoded by the coding sequence ATGACTTTTCCTCATCTGCCCTCATCTTTGAGCTTGGCAAACAGCACTGCATTAATCACGGGTGCGGGGAGCCCAACCGGTATTGGTTTTGCATGTGCAGTTGCGCTGGGAGAACTCGGTGCCCGCGTTATTGTGACGGGCACCACCGAACGCATTCATGAGCGAGTGGCTGAGTTGGAAGCTCAAGGTATTGATGCCCTCGGGATTGTCTGCACACTCGAGAGTGAAGACGGGGCAGCTTCGCTGTCAAAAGCTCTTGCTGATGTCTCTGCTCAAGCTACCATCCTGGTCAATAATGCCGGGATGGTGACAGTTGGGGATGACACTATTGCACAGGGCGGCATCGAAATGTCAACAAGTCAGTGGGAAGCTACGTTGGCGATGAATCTCACCACGGCATTTCATGCCACCAGGGCGGTTGTTCCCTTCATGCGCTCAGCCAAATGGGGACGCATCATTAACATCAGCTCCATTTCAGGTTCGTTGATGGCAACACGTGGCGATGTGGCTTATGCCGCAGCTAAAGCGGGAATGGTTGGCTTCACGCGTGCTCTTGCGGTGGATGAAGCTGCTCACGGTATCACCGCGAATGCGGTGGCACCGGGGTGGATTGCTACTGGATCTCAATTGGAATCCGAAGCCGCCGAAGGGCGCGTGGTTCCTGTACTGCGCAGCGGCACTCCCGCGGAGATTGCCTCTGCCGTGGCATGGCTTGCTTCCCCGGGCGCCAGTTACATCACCGGCCAGGTCATTGCCGTTGACGGCGGAAACACTATTGGTGAAGAACGGATACCTCAGGCGTGA